In the Mycosarcoma maydis chromosome 6, whole genome shotgun sequence genome, one interval contains:
- a CDS encoding uncharacterized protein (related to CYS4 - Cystathionine beta-synthase), with amino-acid sequence MHSYDPAKMNVFSGANSLIDYFNPDKNAPLPLVELPPQLNPYYEDGVRIYAKMLTALPATNVKSLPALSLLESGGVISLDSTPEQRASQRIHTVTESSSGSTVTSMAMIARQHGVSKVRAWMSNKVSPTKSSLMRFFGLELALFGGPSQSPPRDPMGGIAKAAAQGSQPGVFNPNQYENPANPAAHERWTGKQLLQQLPDINVFAGGMGTGGTITGTATRLKQDRPDMHVIGVCVARGHKIPGPRPRELLEPVDFAWKPLVDSVEDVASRESYTLSMQLCRYGIVCGPSSGFSLQGLFQVLERRKKQGTLAQLRQQNDGKPIQAVFLCCDLPFQYVDEYFDKCDASHFMPIVNEHLFKVDQYSYSTSWILDIASAKTMLVYPRFSIEGAEKTALPSPSELSSDPSESDSESESSTPASPGLLRPAIIDLRSRADFAAGHLAHARNIPLSSLNADDVSPYEDAVLLATQFTELNKRFVEQPQVDHECPGNGVAELNQLSLPEMLACLKKSQREALVVDYTGETGRLAVSVLRHAGVKAYSVVKGWEALKDAQDVQIVKPKA; translated from the exons ATGCATTCCTACGACCCGGCCAAGATGAATGTCTTCAGCGGCGCTAACAGTCTGATTGACTATTTCAATCCGGACAAGAATGCGCCGTTGCCGCTGGTCGAGTTACCACCCCAGCTCAACCCGTACTACGAAGACGGCGTGAGGATTTatgccaagatgctcacCGCTCTTCCTGCTACCAACGTCAAGAGCTTGCCCG ctctctcgctgctcgaatcTGGCGGAGTCATCTCGCTTGATTCCACCCCGGAGCAGCGCGCCTCACAACGCATCCACACCGTCACCGAGTCCTCGTCCGGCTCCACGGTGACTTCGATGGCCATGATCGCTCGTCAACATGGTGTCTCGAAAGTGCGTGCCTGGATGTCGAACAAAGTTTCCCCTACCAAGTCGTCTCTGATGCGTTTCTTTGGCCTCGAACTCGCCCTGTTCGGCGGACCGTCGCAGTCTCCTCCTCGAGATCCCATGGGCGGCATCGCCAAGGCTGCCGCTCAAGGCTCTCAACCGGGCGTTTTCAATCCGAACCAGTACGAAAACCCAGCCAATCCGGCAGCGCACGAAAGATGGACGGGCaaacagctgctgcaacagctTCCGGACATCAACGTGTTTGCGGGAGGCATGGGCACTGGTGGCACCATCACTGGTACCGCGACTCGATTGAAGCAAGATCGACCGGATATGCATGTCATCGGCGTCTGCGTTGCTCGGGGCCACAAGATCCCCGGACCACGACCGCGCGAGTTGCTCGAACCGGTCGACTTTGCCTGGAAACCTCTGGTCGATTCGGTGGAAGACGTGGCAAGCAGGGAAAGCTACACACTCAGTATGCAACTCTGTCGCTACGGCATCGTCTGTGGCCCCAGCAGCGGCTTCTCGCTCCAAGGTCTCTTCCAAGTTTTGGAACGACGCAAAAAACAGGGCACTCTGGCTCAACTTCGACAGCAGAACGACGGCAAACCGATTCAAGCTGTCTTCCTCTGTTGCGATCTTCCGTTCCAGTACGTCGACGAGTACTTTGACAAGTGTGACGCATCGCATTTCATGCCGATCGTCAACGAGCATCTGTTCAAGGTGGACCAGTACTCGTACAGCACCAGCTGGATCTTGGACATTGCTAGTGCAAAGACAATGCTCGTCTATCCACGATTTTCGATTGAAGGTGCGGAAAAGACGGCGCTGCCGTCGCCGTCCGAATTGTCGTCGGACCCGAGCGAGTCGGATTCGGAATCGGAATCGTCGACGCCTGCTTCACCGGGTTTGTTGCGCCCGGCAATCATCGATTTGCGCTCTCGCGCCGATTTTGCAGCTGGCCACCTGGCGCATGCCCGCAACATCCCGCTTTCCAGCCTGAACGCTGACGATGTGAGCCCGTACGAGGACGCGGTCCTTCTCGCAACCCAGTTTACCGAACTCAACAAGAGGTTTGTCGAACAGCCGCAGGTGGACCACGAGTGCCCCGGTAATGGTGTGGCCGAATTGAATCAATTGAGCCTGCCAGAAATGCTGGCGTGTCTCAAGAAGTCACAGCGCGAAGCGTTGGTCGTGGACTACACCGGCGAAACGGGCAGACTGGCGGTAAGCGTGCTAAGGCATGCCGGTGTTAAGGCCTACTCGGTCGTCAAGGGTTGggaggcgctcaaggacgCGCAAGATGTGCAAATTGTCAAGCCTAAGGCTTAA
- a CDS encoding uncharacterized protein (related to Iron transport protein 1), translating into MPAASTVSHLEASSSRDAEIYVSTSSADHASVSDADDDFTIRAVIAGLLIGCLLAFTNLYLGLQSGWISMMSLQSSLLGFALFRMLPQHVNLAGRRFALMSSAFTPQENVLVQTTAAAVGVMPLSAGLVGVIPALNKLSLDKDGSEPIELDFVHLLGWCFALAYFGVFFASPLREPMIIKEKLTFPSGTATAQLIGVLHNKPLAQQQTSATRHSSGYSNHTEDQQDHERTALLNGYDPSNIHLDDDQEDSASVKLDTSKSWKALAWSFSGSAGFTLLSYYLPVLYAIPLFDFIPPHNLASMWGFWFTPSLNYIGQGIIMGLPTTVSMTAGAIVGWAVLSPMAYYNGWAKGHPLDSEDGSKGWILWISLAIMCSESIVGLVALVASNGIQDLKSLVVTSKQRRQQQSEASGAHESAEDEADSDHEPPHRNTPKTWVMSGLMGSTLVAVMLIYMAFGAEGISPWATLLSIILASLFAILGVRALGETDLNPVSGIGKISQLIFALVQPGNVVANLVAGGIAEAGAMQAGDLMQDYKTGHLVGASPRSQFKGQLIGSTLGILMSSFAYKLYTSAYEIPGPQFPAPTAAVWLNLARLVNHGHLPDKVEVFMMGFGAIFALTGGIKTLARSKALRQEARVGSSVAATVAKLVPSGIAFGVGMLNTPNFSLARLVGGLIAHCHYSRSSSSSNTSSRAMAGIGIIIIASGFVLGEGAASIVTLLLKQNGAQAWTCAGCRGGCAGGCS; encoded by the coding sequence ATGCcggctgcatcgacagTATCACATCTAGAAGCGTCGAGCTCTCGAGACGCTGAGATCTACGTATCCACGTCGTCAGCCGATCACGCTAGCGTCTCtgacgccgacgatgatTTCACAATACGAGCCGTCATCGCTGGCCTGCTTATcggctgcttgcttgcatTCACCAACCTCTACCTCGGCCTTCAGTCCGGATGGATCAGCATGATGTCGCTACAAAGTTCGCTGCTCGGCTTTGCGCTCTTCCGTATGCTTCCCCAGCACGTCAATCTGGCCGGTCGACGATTCGCACTCATGTCGAGCGCATTCACACCACAGGAGAACGTGCTAGTACAgaccacagcagcagcagtaggAGTGATGCCGCTCTCGGCAGGTCTCGTCGGGGTGATACCAGCATTGAACAAATTGAGTCTGGACAAGGATGGTAgcgagccgatcgagttggACTTTGTGCATCTGTTGGGATGGTGTTTCGCGTTGGCCTACTTTGGCGTGTTCTTCGCGTCACCGTTGAGAGAGCCGATGATCATCAAGGAGAAACTGACCTTTCCGAGCGGTACGGCGACAGCGCAGTTGATCGGCGTGCTGCACAACAAGCCACTGGCTCAACAGCAGACTTCTGCTACACGACACAGCTCAGGTTACTCGAACCATACTGAAGACCAACAGGACCACGAAAGAACCGCGCTCCTAAATGGTTACGATCCATCCAACATCCACCTCGATGATGATCAAGAGGACAGCGCATCGGTCAAACTCGACACTTCCAAGAGTTGGAAAGCCTTAGCCTGGTCCTTTTCTGGCTCGGCAGGCTTCACCCTCTTGTCTTACTACCTCCCTGTTCTGTACGCCATACCTTTGTTCGACTTTATCCCGCCGCACAATCTCGCCTCGATGTGGGGATTCTGGTTTACACCTTCACTCAACTACATCGGTCAAGGGATTATCATGGGATTGCCAACGACTGTGAGCATGACGGCAGGTGCGATCGTGGGCTGGGCGGTCTTAAGCCCGATGGCATACTACAATGGCTGGGCCAAAGGCCATCCTTTGGACTCGGAGGACGGGAGCAAGGGCTGGATCCTATGGATCAGCCTAGCCATCATGTGCTCTGAGAGCATCGTGGGGCTGGTTGCGTTAGTAGCTAGCAACGGCATTCAAGATCTCAAGAGCCTGGtggtgacgagcaagcagaggcggcagcagcagtccGAGGCAAGCGGTGCTCACGAGAGCGCAGAAGACGAGGCAGATTCTGACCACGAACCTCCACATCGAAACACACCAAAGACGTGGGTCATGAGCGGCTTGATGGGATCCACATTGGTCGCAGTGATGCTCATCTACATGGCTTTTGGCGCAGAAGGCATCTCTCCGTGGGCGACGTTGCTCAGCATCATTCTCGCGTCGCTGTTCGCTATCCTGGGTGTTCGTGCGCTCGGCGAGACGGATCTGAACCCAGTCTCAGGCATCGGCAAGATCTCGCAGCTCATCTTTGCGCTTGTACAGCCCGGCAATGTGGTAGCCAACTTGGTCGCCGGAGGTATCGCAGAAGCTGGTGCCATGCAAGCCGGCGATCTGATGCAAGACTACAAGACGGGCCATCTGGTGGGTGCATCACCGAGATCACAGTTCAAGGGTCAGCTGATCGGAAGCACGCTCGGCATCTTGATGAGCAGTTTCGCATACAAGCTGTACACGAGCGCATACGAGATTCCTGGACCGCAATTCCCTGCACCCACAGCAGCCGTGTGGCTCAACCTGGCAAGGCTAGTGAATCACGGACACTTGCCGGACAAGGTCGAGGTGTTTATGATGGGATTTGGAGCCATCTTTGCGCTGACTGGTGGGATCAAGACGCTGGCACGCAGCAAAGCACTTCGCCAAGAGGCGCGAGTTGGCTCTAGTGTCGCTGCCACAGTCGCCAAACTTGTACCGAGCGGAATTGCATTTGGCGTGGGCATGCTCAACACGCCCAACTTTTCGTTGGCTCGTTTGGTCGGTGGATTGATCGCGCATTGCCACTAttcgcgctcgagctcgtcttcCAACACATCGTCGAGAGCGATGGCGGGTATTGGtatcatcatcatcgccagCGGTTTCGTACTGGGAGAAGGCGCGGCCAGTATCgtgacgctgctgctcaagcagaaCGGCGCTCAAGCTTGGACTTGTGCGGGCTGCCGCGGAGGATGCGCTGGCGGATGCTCCTGA